A genomic window from Candidatus Andeanibacterium colombiense includes:
- a CDS encoding DUF2171 domain-containing protein, protein MFEKLRIKEHMEVADASGRHIGTVDEIEDDRIKLTRSDSEGGQHRFLSLDDVDKIDDNRVYLKEDATLPSAV, encoded by the coding sequence ATGTTCGAGAAACTGCGCATCAAGGAACATATGGAAGTCGCCGATGCGAGCGGCCGCCATATCGGTACTGTCGACGAGATCGAGGACGACCGGATCAAGCTGACCCGCTCGGACAGCGAAGGCGGCCAGCACCGCTTCCTCTCGCTCGACGATGTCGACAAGATCGACGACAACCGGGTCTATCTGAAGGAAGATGCGACCCTGCCGAGCGCGGTCTGA
- a CDS encoding PepSY domain-containing protein: protein MRKWHRWLATVFGIFLFWIALTGFGIQLLDLSRGEKHEAPAAAAAPAGFTCPAGWSCKPARRPDPAHEASEFVKHLHSGEALGPLGVWISLASSIALLFFAVSGLWMYVRMFRARARNGAKRTLFW from the coding sequence ATGCGCAAATGGCACCGCTGGCTGGCCACCGTGTTCGGCATCTTCCTGTTCTGGATCGCGCTGACCGGCTTCGGGATCCAGCTGCTCGACCTGTCGCGGGGCGAGAAGCACGAGGCGCCGGCAGCCGCCGCCGCGCCCGCCGGCTTCACCTGCCCGGCAGGCTGGAGCTGCAAGCCAGCGCGCCGGCCCGACCCGGCGCACGAGGCGTCCGAATTCGTGAAGCATCTCCATTCGGGCGAGGCATTGGGCCCGCTGGGCGTGTGGATCTCGCTCGCCTCGAGCATCGCGCTGCTGTTCTTCGCGGTCTCGGGCCTGTGGATGTATGTGAGGATGTTCCGCGCGCGGGCCCGCAACGGGGCGAAGCGGACGTTGTTCTGGTGA
- a CDS encoding ribonucleotide-diphosphate reductase subunit beta — protein MSLLESRKTYKPFEYPWAYEFWKRQQQIHWMPEEVPLGEDCRDWAQNLSDHERNLLTQIFRFFTQADIEVQDCYHEKYGRVFKPVEVKMMLAAFSNMETVHIAAYSHLLDTIGMPESEYGMFLEYEEMKAKHDYLQEFGVDNDQDIARTLAMFGGFTEGLQLFASFAMLMNFPRFNKMKGMGQIVSWSVRDESLHCEGITKLFHAFCAERGCLTKAVKEDIIDACQKTVRLEDAFIDLAFAEGPVPGMTPNEIKKYIRYIADWRLGQLGLKPVYMIEDHPLPWLAPLLNGVEHANFFETRATEYSKGATKGNWQDVWSSFDQRRNAKANDTAEDAVDAAGEPDMFGESGATQAAE, from the coding sequence ATGTCGTTGCTCGAATCCCGGAAGACGTACAAGCCCTTCGAATACCCCTGGGCTTACGAGTTCTGGAAGCGCCAGCAGCAGATCCACTGGATGCCCGAGGAAGTGCCTTTGGGCGAGGATTGCCGCGACTGGGCGCAGAACCTTTCGGATCACGAGCGCAATCTGCTCACGCAGATATTCCGCTTCTTCACCCAGGCCGATATCGAGGTGCAGGATTGCTACCACGAGAAATACGGCCGCGTGTTCAAGCCGGTCGAGGTCAAGATGATGCTCGCCGCCTTCTCCAACATGGAAACGGTCCACATCGCGGCGTACTCGCATTTGCTCGACACGATCGGCATGCCCGAAAGCGAATACGGCATGTTCCTCGAATATGAGGAAATGAAGGCCAAGCACGATTACCTGCAGGAATTCGGGGTCGATAATGACCAGGATATCGCCCGCACGCTCGCGATGTTCGGCGGCTTCACCGAAGGGCTGCAATTGTTCGCCAGCTTCGCGATGCTGATGAACTTCCCGCGCTTCAACAAGATGAAGGGCATGGGCCAGATCGTCAGCTGGTCGGTCCGCGACGAGAGCCTCCACTGCGAAGGCATCACCAAACTGTTCCACGCCTTCTGCGCCGAGCGCGGCTGCCTGACCAAGGCGGTCAAGGAAGACATCATCGACGCGTGCCAGAAGACCGTGCGGCTGGAAGACGCGTTCATCGATCTCGCCTTCGCCGAAGGCCCGGTGCCGGGGATGACCCCGAACGAGATCAAGAAATACATCCGCTACATCGCCGACTGGCGGCTCGGCCAGCTCGGCCTCAAGCCGGTCTACATGATCGAGGACCACCCGCTTCCCTGGCTCGCCCCGCTCCTGAACGGCGTCGAACACGCCAACTTCTTCGAAACCCGCGCGACGGAGTATTCGAAAGGCGCGACCAAGGGCAATTGGCAGGATGTGTGGTCGAGCTTCGACCAGCGGCGGAACGCGAAGGCCAACGATACGGCTGAGGACGCGGTGGATGCGGCGGGTGAGCCGGATATGTTTGGTGAGAGTGGGGCTACGCAGGCGGCGGAGTGA
- a CDS encoding EF-hand domain-containing protein produces MRKKIPLTLALCAATLGGAAAAHAAPDAGPQRGGPVSRAESLARADRMFDMLDTDRDGTLSPAELAAAASRGPGGPPPAGFRGSGPGGGPDMLAKADSNKDGALSRAEFEASTLARFDATDANHDGTVTPDERRAAMEERRAERAAGE; encoded by the coding sequence ATGCGCAAAAAAATCCCGCTTACGCTTGCCCTCTGCGCCGCCACGCTTGGCGGCGCCGCTGCCGCCCATGCGGCCCCCGATGCGGGCCCGCAGCGCGGCGGGCCCGTTTCGCGCGCCGAAAGCCTTGCCCGCGCAGACCGGATGTTCGACATGCTGGATACCGATCGCGACGGAACGCTGAGCCCGGCCGAACTGGCCGCCGCCGCTTCGCGTGGACCCGGCGGCCCGCCTCCCGCGGGTTTTCGGGGCAGCGGTCCGGGCGGCGGTCCGGACATGCTGGCGAAAGCTGACAGCAACAAGGATGGCGCGCTTTCCAGGGCCGAGTTCGAAGCCTCCACGCTCGCCCGATTCGACGCGACCGACGCGAACCACGACGGTACGGTGACGCCGGACGAACGCAGGGCCGCGATGGAAGAGCGGCGCGCGGAACGCGCGGCCGGCGAGTAA
- a CDS encoding response regulator has protein sequence MSSDPAAPVRILLVDDEPSLREPLGDYLTRQGFSVTPAANAAEARSLLLRLKPDLVLLDIMMPGEDGLSLCRHLSEAKDLPVILLTAKGEAMDRIVGLEIGADDYVVKPFEPRELVARIKSVLRRANRGGQPPQEDAHYEFEGWRLDPVKRRLTDPEGAAVPISSAEFRLLVSFLDHPRQVMDRDRLLDMVQGREAHLFDRAVDNQVSRLRRKIEGATREPRLIQTVRGGGYLLAADVRRVADAEDAG, from the coding sequence ATGAGCAGCGATCCGGCGGCGCCTGTCCGCATTCTTCTGGTCGACGACGAGCCGAGCCTGCGCGAGCCGCTGGGCGATTACCTGACCCGCCAGGGCTTCTCGGTGACCCCCGCGGCCAACGCCGCCGAGGCCCGCAGCCTGCTGCTCAGGCTCAAGCCCGACCTCGTCCTGCTCGACATCATGATGCCGGGCGAGGACGGGCTTTCGCTGTGCCGGCACCTGTCGGAAGCGAAGGACTTGCCGGTTATCCTGCTGACCGCCAAGGGCGAAGCGATGGACCGCATCGTCGGGCTCGAGATCGGGGCGGACGATTATGTGGTCAAGCCGTTCGAGCCGCGCGAGCTGGTCGCCCGGATCAAGAGCGTGCTGCGCCGCGCGAACCGGGGCGGCCAGCCCCCGCAGGAAGATGCGCATTACGAATTCGAAGGCTGGCGGCTCGATCCGGTCAAGCGGCGGCTGACCGACCCGGAAGGCGCGGCGGTGCCGATCTCGTCCGCCGAATTCCGGCTGCTCGTCTCCTTCCTCGATCATCCGCGCCAGGTGATGGACCGCGACCGCCTGCTCGACATGGTCCAGGGCCGTGAGGCCCATCTGTTCGACCGCGCGGTCGACAACCAGGTCAGCCGCCTCCGGCGCAAGATCGAAGGCGCCACGCGCGAACCGCGGCTGATCCAGACGGTCCGCGGCGGCGGCTATCTGCTCGCCGCCGATGTCCGGCGCGTGGCCGACGCCGAGGACGCCGGATGA
- a CDS encoding ATP-binding protein — protein MKFRLWPKSLLGQMLFAVAAALLVAQAISAVLLVLAQDQRRETGAANGLVFQLVAEPRFDYRDRQARGSKDRSKQHWQRFRIERTAVAPLHPGETRDAKREELVRSILTEQGIEPAQLIVTHRKIADDPYVMTQRRAQDRIGPWSPQSEVIVAGMLRKGESEWSVARVPRPGANPQTLGGIIGQTLLLYVLLVGGLALLLRRITRPLRALTIRMERFSRTRETEGQLMPSGPEDTRRLIDAHNQMEGRIAALLDEKDVMLGAIGHDLKTPLAALRVRIESVDDDRERDKMAASIEDITRTLDDILSLARVGRPSDHAESTDLSALTATVVEEFEDMGDDVAFEDAPRVALKLRATWLRRALRNLIANALRYGGGAARVSLASRDGHAVLRIEDDGPGIPDGEIDAMLQPFRRGEGSRSRETGGAGLGLTLARAIAEQHGGSLVIANRLREDGTVAGLVAELRIPLD, from the coding sequence ATGAAATTCCGCCTGTGGCCCAAGAGCCTGCTCGGGCAGATGCTGTTCGCGGTCGCCGCCGCGCTGCTGGTCGCGCAGGCGATCTCCGCGGTGCTGCTGGTGCTGGCGCAGGATCAGCGCCGCGAGACGGGCGCGGCCAACGGGCTGGTGTTCCAGCTCGTCGCCGAGCCGCGCTTCGATTATCGCGACCGCCAGGCGCGCGGCTCCAAGGACCGCTCCAAGCAGCACTGGCAGCGCTTCCGGATCGAACGCACCGCCGTGGCACCGCTGCATCCGGGCGAGACGCGCGATGCCAAGCGCGAAGAGCTGGTCCGCTCGATCCTGACCGAGCAGGGCATCGAGCCGGCGCAGCTGATCGTCACCCACCGCAAGATCGCCGACGATCCCTATGTGATGACCCAGCGCCGCGCGCAGGACCGGATCGGTCCGTGGTCGCCGCAAAGCGAGGTCATCGTCGCCGGCATGCTGCGCAAGGGCGAGAGTGAGTGGTCCGTGGCGCGCGTGCCGCGGCCCGGCGCCAATCCGCAGACGCTCGGCGGGATCATCGGGCAGACCTTGCTGCTCTATGTCCTGCTGGTGGGCGGGCTGGCGCTGCTGCTGCGGCGAATCACCCGGCCGCTGCGGGCGCTGACCATCCGGATGGAACGTTTTTCGCGCACCCGCGAGACCGAAGGCCAGCTTATGCCGAGCGGGCCGGAGGATACGCGGCGCCTGATCGATGCGCATAACCAGATGGAAGGCCGCATCGCCGCGCTGCTCGACGAGAAGGACGTGATGCTCGGCGCGATCGGCCACGATCTCAAGACCCCGCTCGCCGCGCTGCGGGTGCGGATCGAATCGGTCGATGACGACCGCGAGCGCGACAAGATGGCGGCGAGCATCGAGGACATCACCCGCACACTCGACGACATATTGTCGCTCGCCCGGGTCGGCCGCCCGTCGGACCATGCCGAAAGCACCGATCTTTCCGCCCTCACCGCGACGGTGGTCGAGGAATTCGAGGACATGGGCGACGACGTGGCGTTCGAAGATGCCCCGCGCGTGGCGCTGAAGCTGCGCGCGACCTGGCTGCGGCGCGCGCTGCGCAATCTGATCGCGAATGCGCTGCGCTATGGCGGCGGCGCCGCGCGGGTTTCGCTCGCCAGCCGCGACGGCCACGCGGTGCTGAGGATCGAGGACGACGGTCCCGGTATTCCCGACGGCGAGATCGACGCGATGCTCCAGCCGTTCCGCCGCGGCGAAGGTTCGCGCAGCCGCGAAACCGGCGGCGCCGGGCTGGGCCTCACCCTGGCCCGCGCGATCGCCGAACAGCATGGCGGCAGCCTGGTGATCGCCAACCGCCTCAGGGAAGACGGCACCGTCGCCGGCCTCGTCGCCGAACTGCGCATTCCGCTCGACTGA
- a CDS encoding M1 family metallopeptidase → MRVFPSTLFAALLLAGCASVPQGTASTPAPTAQPLAASVTSDLPRIARPLHYAIDIVPDAQKLTFAGTSSVDLEVYEATDTLTLQALELDIASARLLGANGAGPARALSIRLDRESQTVKLGTGDRIAPGTYRIEFRYTGKINTQANGLFALDYPDKRTGQTVRALFSQFEAPDARRFAPMFDEPSYKATFDLSATVPAGQLALGNMPVAAEQALPGGLKKVTFRTTPKMSSYLLFFGAGEFERLSKPGPGGVELGIVSASGSGEQARYALDALPPLISYYTDYFGVPYPLPKLDNIAAPGESQFFGAMENWGAILSFEKGLLLDPKITSPSAQNYIYVAQAHEVAHQWFGDIVTMAWWNDLWLNEGFASWMETKATDHFNPGWYALLSRVGGREAAMGLDGYAATHPVVQPIRTAEEANSAFDSISYSKGEAVIAMLEAYAGEDVWRDGIRSYIAAHRYSNTTSDDLWNAVEQAGAKGITQIAHDFTLQPGVPLVRAEMHCSGGQTMLSLTQSEFSRDRAAEVAASPQRWRVPLLVETPGAKPQRQVLDGSASLTLPGCGAVVVNGGQLGYFRTLYTPEMIGQLVAALPTLSPIDQIGLVRDNYALAQAGYQNLAPALNLLAAVPQAANPVVAEGAVERWGALYDLASEADKPRLAALARSLWLPRLQQLGFDPKASESLVDTSLRGQLLATFGDMGEPSVVAEARRRFDRLAQDPHSLDGPLKTTWLAIIARNASAAEWDRLAAMAAGAPSAVERQAYYALLGKPVDKLLAQKALDLALTGQAGTSSARIIDAVSDENADLAYDFALANRAKVENLLDSGGGKAEFIAGLGSGSHDPAMIGKLEALLKAAPDAEKRPIEAKIAALRQKLASDPRMAEQAGAWLAAR, encoded by the coding sequence TTGCGCGTCTTCCCCTCGACCCTGTTCGCCGCTCTCCTCCTCGCCGGCTGCGCCAGCGTGCCGCAAGGCACCGCCTCCACTCCCGCGCCCACCGCGCAGCCGCTGGCGGCAAGCGTCACCAGCGATTTGCCGCGCATCGCCCGGCCGCTGCATTATGCGATCGACATCGTCCCCGATGCGCAGAAGTTGACCTTTGCCGGCACCTCCTCGGTCGATCTCGAAGTCTACGAAGCGACCGACACGCTGACGCTGCAGGCGCTCGAACTGGACATTGCCTCCGCGCGGCTGCTCGGCGCGAACGGCGCCGGCCCGGCCCGCGCGCTTTCGATCAGGCTCGACCGGGAGAGCCAGACGGTGAAGCTCGGCACCGGCGACCGGATCGCGCCAGGGACCTACCGGATCGAGTTCCGCTATACCGGCAAGATCAACACTCAGGCGAACGGGCTGTTCGCGCTCGACTATCCCGACAAGCGCACCGGCCAGACCGTGCGCGCGCTGTTCAGCCAGTTCGAAGCGCCCGACGCGCGCCGCTTCGCGCCGATGTTCGACGAGCCGAGCTACAAGGCGACATTCGATCTTTCGGCGACGGTCCCGGCGGGCCAGCTGGCGCTTGGCAACATGCCGGTCGCTGCGGAACAGGCGCTGCCCGGCGGGCTCAAGAAGGTCACTTTCCGGACCACGCCGAAGATGTCGTCCTACCTGCTGTTCTTCGGCGCGGGTGAGTTCGAGCGGCTGTCGAAGCCGGGCCCGGGTGGAGTCGAGCTCGGCATCGTCAGCGCATCGGGAAGCGGCGAGCAGGCGCGCTATGCACTCGACGCGCTGCCGCCGTTGATCAGCTATTACACCGACTATTTCGGCGTCCCCTATCCGCTGCCCAAGCTCGATAACATCGCCGCGCCGGGCGAATCGCAGTTCTTCGGCGCGATGGAGAACTGGGGCGCGATCCTGAGCTTCGAGAAGGGCCTGCTGCTCGACCCGAAGATCACCAGCCCTTCGGCCCAGAATTACATCTACGTCGCGCAGGCGCACGAAGTGGCCCACCAGTGGTTCGGCGATATCGTGACCATGGCGTGGTGGAACGACCTCTGGCTCAACGAAGGTTTCGCGAGCTGGATGGAGACCAAGGCGACCGACCACTTCAATCCCGGCTGGTATGCGTTGCTTTCGCGGGTCGGGGGACGCGAAGCAGCGATGGGGCTCGACGGCTATGCCGCGACCCATCCGGTGGTCCAGCCGATCCGCACCGCCGAGGAAGCCAACAGCGCATTCGACAGCATCTCCTATTCGAAGGGCGAAGCGGTGATCGCGATGCTCGAAGCCTATGCCGGCGAGGACGTGTGGCGCGACGGGATCCGCAGCTACATCGCCGCGCACCGCTATTCCAACACCACCAGCGACGATCTGTGGAACGCGGTAGAGCAGGCCGGGGCCAAGGGGATCACGCAGATCGCGCATGATTTCACGCTCCAGCCGGGCGTTCCGCTGGTGCGGGCGGAAATGCACTGCAGCGGCGGACAGACCATGCTCAGCCTGACCCAGAGCGAATTCAGCCGCGACCGCGCCGCTGAAGTCGCCGCCAGTCCGCAGCGCTGGCGGGTGCCGCTGCTGGTCGAAACGCCCGGGGCCAAGCCGCAACGGCAGGTGCTCGACGGCAGCGCTTCGCTCACCCTCCCGGGCTGCGGCGCGGTGGTGGTGAACGGCGGCCAGCTCGGCTATTTCCGCACGCTCTATACGCCCGAGATGATCGGACAGCTGGTTGCCGCGTTGCCGACGCTCTCTCCGATCGACCAGATCGGGCTGGTGCGGGACAATTATGCGCTCGCCCAGGCCGGCTACCAGAACCTCGCGCCCGCGCTGAACCTGCTCGCTGCCGTGCCGCAGGCCGCCAATCCCGTGGTTGCAGAAGGCGCGGTCGAGCGCTGGGGCGCGCTCTATGATCTCGCGTCAGAGGCGGACAAGCCGCGCCTCGCCGCGCTCGCCCGCAGCCTGTGGCTGCCGCGGCTGCAGCAGCTCGGCTTCGATCCGAAGGCGAGCGAATCGCTGGTCGACACCTCGCTACGTGGGCAATTGCTCGCGACCTTCGGCGACATGGGCGAGCCGAGCGTGGTCGCCGAGGCGCGCCGCCGGTTCGACCGGCTGGCGCAGGATCCGCATTCGCTCGACGGGCCGCTCAAGACCACCTGGCTCGCGATCATCGCGCGCAACGCCTCCGCCGCCGAATGGGACCGGCTCGCGGCGATGGCGGCCGGCGCGCCAAGCGCGGTCGAGCGCCAAGCCTATTACGCGCTGCTCGGTAAGCCGGTCGACAAGCTGCTCGCGCAAAAGGCGCTCGATCTGGCACTGACCGGCCAGGCCGGCACTTCTAGCGCGCGGATCATCGATGCGGTGTCGGACGAGAACGCCGACCTCGCTTACGACTTTGCGCTGGCGAACCGCGCGAAGGTCGAGAACCTTCTCGATTCGGGTGGCGGGAAGGCCGAGTTCATCGCCGGCCTCGGCTCCGGCTCGCACGATCCGGCGATGATCGGCAAACTCGAAGCACTGCTGAAGGCCGCGCCCGACGCGGAGAAGCGCCCGATCGAAGCGAAGATCGCCGCGCTACGCCAGAAGCTCGCGAGCGATCCGCGCATGGCGGAGCAGGCGGGCGCGTGGCTGGCCGCGCGCTAA
- a CDS encoding DUF853 family protein: MGEIFIGLGANGERQVLELARANRHGMVAGATGTGKTVTLQGLAESFSEQGVPVFLADVKGDLSGVAMAGSPTFKNAAALEARAREIGLTDYSYSDNPAIFWDLYGEQGHPIRTTVSEMGPLLLARLMDLNETQEGVLNIVFRYADEQGLLLLDLEDLQSMLAYTAEHAAELTTKYGNVTKATIGTIQRQLLTLDTQGGAMFFGEPALEIDDFLKLDDKGRGYINILAADRLMQSPQLYATFLLWLLAELFESLPEVGDPEKPKLVFFFDEAHLLFTDAPKALEDKIEQVVRLVRSKGVGVFFVTQNPIDVPDEVAGQLGNRVQHALRAFTPRDQKAIKAAAETFRINPDLDVEKAITELKVGEALVSTLMADGAPSIVQRTLVKPPRSRLGPVDPKERAIIQSVSPYVGKYDTRIDRESCEEVLAKKAADAAATATEVENKGEAAVRDQPRKTTSIWGSMFGKAVKSAGAAAAGSAATVAAAAVLGKKTSSNPMRNAATSAAGSLATSLAGPFAGRFVRNLIGGLMR, encoded by the coding sequence ATGGGTGAAATCTTCATAGGCCTGGGTGCGAACGGGGAGCGCCAGGTGCTCGAACTCGCACGCGCAAACCGCCATGGGATGGTCGCCGGCGCGACCGGCACCGGCAAGACGGTGACCCTGCAGGGCCTCGCCGAGAGTTTTTCGGAGCAAGGCGTTCCGGTGTTCCTCGCCGACGTGAAGGGCGATCTTTCGGGTGTTGCGATGGCCGGCTCGCCGACCTTCAAGAACGCCGCCGCGCTCGAAGCGCGGGCACGGGAAATCGGCCTGACCGACTATAGCTATTCGGACAATCCGGCTATCTTCTGGGATCTCTACGGCGAGCAGGGCCATCCGATCCGGACTACTGTTTCGGAGATGGGACCGCTGCTGCTCGCGCGGCTGATGGATCTGAACGAGACCCAGGAAGGCGTGCTCAACATCGTGTTCCGCTATGCGGACGAACAGGGGCTGCTGCTGCTCGATCTCGAGGATCTCCAGTCGATGCTGGCCTACACGGCCGAGCACGCGGCGGAACTGACCACCAAATACGGCAATGTCACAAAGGCGACGATCGGCACGATCCAGCGCCAACTGCTCACCCTCGACACCCAGGGCGGGGCAATGTTCTTCGGCGAACCGGCGCTGGAGATCGACGATTTCCTCAAGCTCGACGACAAGGGCCGCGGCTACATCAACATCCTCGCTGCGGATCGGCTGATGCAGAGCCCGCAGCTCTACGCGACCTTCCTGCTGTGGCTGCTGGCCGAATTGTTCGAAAGCCTGCCCGAGGTCGGCGATCCCGAAAAGCCCAAGCTGGTGTTCTTCTTCGACGAGGCGCATCTGCTGTTCACCGATGCGCCCAAGGCGCTGGAGGACAAGATCGAGCAGGTTGTGCGACTGGTCCGTTCGAAGGGCGTAGGGGTCTTTTTCGTGACCCAGAACCCGATCGACGTGCCCGACGAGGTCGCGGGCCAGCTCGGCAACCGGGTCCAGCACGCGCTGCGCGCCTTCACCCCGCGCGACCAGAAGGCGATCAAGGCCGCGGCCGAGACCTTCCGCATCAACCCCGATCTCGACGTCGAGAAGGCGATCACCGAACTCAAGGTCGGCGAAGCGCTGGTATCGACCTTGATGGCGGATGGTGCCCCCTCGATCGTCCAGCGCACGCTGGTCAAGCCGCCGCGCTCGCGCCTCGGCCCGGTCGATCCGAAGGAGCGCGCGATCATCCAGTCGGTCAGCCCTTACGTCGGCAAATACGACACCAGGATCGACCGCGAGAGCTGCGAGGAAGTGCTGGCCAAGAAGGCCGCCGACGCCGCCGCGACCGCGACCGAAGTCGAGAACAAGGGCGAGGCCGCGGTGCGCGACCAGCCGCGCAAGACCACCAGCATCTGGGGCTCGATGTTCGGCAAGGCGGTCAAGAGCGCCGGCGCCGCCGCCGCCGGTTCGGCCGCGACTGTGGCTGCCGCGGCGGTGTTGGGCAAGAAGACCAGCTCCAACCCGATGCGCAATGCGGCGACCTCGGCGGCCGGTTCGCTCGCTACCTCGCTCGCCGGGCCCTTCGCCGGGCGTTTCGTGCGCAATCTGATCGGCGGGCTGATGCGCTGA
- the pabB gene encoding aminodeoxychorismate synthase component I, whose translation MAAREPFVLFDDAREEGANDAQLFENPREIFIAHRPDEVAEVLAAADAARRASGGTLAGYLAYEAGLALEPRLLPLADTRSGGAGPLVWLALFDRAETIPAAEVPAWLEAHKGEGAAPSIGPMQPEISTGAYIEAFDTLQEAIRAGDIYQANLTMRLTGSTRGDPLALYAAIRPAAKAGYGGAIFDGSHWLLSFSPELFFSLKGDAAKTKPMKGTRPRGRDAAEDARLAEELSASVKDRAENLMIVDLLRNDLSRVAVAGTVKVEDPFAIETYPTVHTMVSTVRAQLQPGKGAMDMIRALFPCGSITGAPKIRAMELIDRVERDARGPYCGAIGWIDGQGDSAFNVAIRTLRVTEEENGRGTAVLGVGGAIVADSTALGEWRECLIKADFVRQAAAGFDLIETMGFDPDSGIPHLERHLERMTASAAELGFAFDRHAARNQIQALCFQLDHPAKLRLLLSRGGATTLETAALPAPVEGPIACALVPLPVVTGDWRLRHKSTDRAFYEMALEIGKDQGAGEALLIRDDGLITEGSFTSLFVERGGKLLTPPLRLGLLPGVLRAALIAEGRAEEAELHVADLADGFLLGNSVRGLMPAKLLHA comes from the coding sequence ATGGCTGCCCGCGAACCCTTTGTCCTGTTCGACGATGCGCGCGAAGAAGGCGCGAACGACGCGCAACTGTTCGAGAACCCGCGCGAAATCTTCATTGCCCACCGGCCCGACGAGGTCGCCGAAGTGCTGGCGGCCGCCGACGCGGCCCGGCGCGCGAGCGGCGGGACGCTGGCGGGTTACCTGGCCTACGAGGCCGGGCTGGCGCTCGAACCGCGGCTGCTGCCGCTGGCCGACACGCGCAGCGGCGGGGCCGGGCCGCTGGTGTGGCTGGCGCTGTTCGATCGGGCCGAGACGATCCCCGCGGCCGAAGTTCCGGCATGGCTGGAAGCGCACAAGGGCGAAGGAGCCGCGCCCTCGATCGGGCCGATGCAGCCGGAAATCTCGACCGGCGCCTATATCGAGGCGTTCGACACGCTGCAGGAAGCGATCCGCGCGGGCGATATCTACCAAGCCAATCTGACCATGCGCCTGACCGGCAGCACCCGCGGCGATCCGCTGGCACTCTATGCGGCGATCCGCCCGGCGGCGAAGGCCGGTTACGGCGGGGCGATCTTCGATGGATCGCACTGGCTGCTCAGCTTCAGCCCCGAACTGTTCTTCTCGCTCAAGGGCGATGCCGCGAAGACCAAGCCGATGAAAGGTACGCGTCCCCGTGGCCGCGATGCGGCAGAAGACGCGCGCCTCGCCGAGGAACTCTCCGCCTCGGTCAAGGACCGGGCCGAGAATCTGATGATCGTCGATCTGCTGCGCAACGATTTGTCGCGGGTCGCCGTGGCGGGGACCGTGAAGGTCGAGGATCCCTTCGCGATCGAGACTTATCCGACCGTCCACACGATGGTCTCGACCGTGCGCGCGCAATTGCAGCCGGGCAAGGGCGCGATGGACATGATCCGCGCGCTGTTTCCCTGCGGTTCGATCACCGGCGCGCCCAAGATCCGCGCGATGGAGCTGATCGACCGGGTCGAGCGCGATGCGCGCGGCCCCTATTGCGGCGCGATCGGGTGGATCGACGGCCAGGGCGATTCGGCGTTCAACGTCGCGATCCGGACCTTGCGCGTGACCGAGGAGGAGAACGGCCGCGGCACTGCGGTGCTCGGCGTCGGCGGCGCGATCGTCGCCGACAGCACCGCGCTCGGCGAATGGCGCGAATGCCTGATCAAGGCGGATTTCGTGCGCCAGGCGGCCGCCGGCTTCGACCTGATCGAGACGATGGGTTTCGATCCAGACAGCGGCATCCCGCATCTCGAACGCCATCTCGAACGGATGACGGCGAGCGCGGCGGAACTCGGCTTTGCGTTCGACCGCCACGCGGCGCGCAACCAGATTCAGGCGCTGTGCTTCCAACTGGACCATCCGGCCAAATTGCGGCTGCTCCTGTCGCGCGGCGGTGCGACCACGCTCGAAACCGCGGCCCTGCCCGCGCCGGTCGAGGGTCCGATCGCCTGCGCCCTGGTACCGCTGCCGGTGGTGACCGGCGACTGGCGCCTGCGGCACAAATCGACCGACCGCGCCTTCTACGAAATGGCGCTCGAAATCGGCAAGGACCAGGGCGCGGGCGAAGCGCTGCTGATCCGCGACGACGGGTTGATCACCGAAGGCAGCTTCACCAGCCTGTTCGTCGAGCGTGGCGGTAAATTGCTGACCCCGCCGCTGCGGCTCGGCCTGCTCCCCGGCGTGCTGCGCGCCGCGCTGATTGCGGAAGGCCGCGCCGAGGAAGCCGAACTGCATGTCGCCGATCTCGCCGATGGCTTCCTCCTGGGCAATTCGGTGCGCGGGCTAATGCCGGCGAAGCTGCTGCACGCATGA